A window of Streptomyces gilvosporeus contains these coding sequences:
- a CDS encoding M56 family metallopeptidase: MTSADPARPRVDERAMSAGTTMRFVLLLVLMVVASGTMIVEVLSGLNRSSGLGCLLAAGADPTQGTVAATSAGVITQSDAYDACEARFNSSLPWWLGLAWPVLLLVVAGVLFVGLPAWKTRRGRVVPLDLVDRDGEFRRQLADLVDVAGLARAPRFVVDPAALSAGAVVFGRNRRATVCLHAGLLARRAADPEGFRAVLLHELAHVRNRDVTIAYTTVALWRAFLVLALVPYLARTAYGLIDGLGSPFWPGVGPIATRSLLLPVLLVPLVYLARADVLRSREVYADLAAVRWGADPRGWAVPVAGRAGGALRQAAGSFVELWRTHPRWDLRRASLDDPAQLFGASPLLMFLTGAAAIVINSQMWDYLGRFNLVGNWPSGAIALVAAALVTAVAGTVLCRAVAHAMVTGSRVPSGVRAGLWLGVGMAVAEFGADRVAVLEWLPNQPEALLLPVLAGAVFALWTTRCAQLWLRAWRGGSSQTAILIALAGAFLVLSGWFSWWQQTGVELAFQWPFNVSAMRDSLTQGQPPGQVAEHAAALSVIAGVWSVLGELAELPLVPTAASAMWVVPLLAQLARPAVGAPRWVHDAVRDDADVSVPWEATPPLRRAVWPGLAGGAVGWAVVVGVMAWTHTWQPPLGLRGVEYLIFAGWGLVALTMAAAVAAVAAGIAARGHRLALALVAAGTAVVTGYCGMFALTSLDGCIPSLAVLQPSCQWRPVEAWREAQPILGPALVLGVATAVLAAAIGAAVRTWWRRGTAPQRAAVPAGVTGTRLAVRRAGVGLLCATAVGIAVAQEALHTGQPSPAPADAHAHLPAPVDQASAPPQIKKLQVAAWWKYGGRDLAGHRLGQIMGNMGKVVRDAATSADPDNPDGVLSRLRPLCADLGQLTRDAHGYFRVPDPQAQRLWATFLTQADKGSADCLAALDQRNRELLKSASQQEILHAGAIGAQVATWISKVVSGDGSAKPPGPAEPDGGAAALSAAVKKAMAGKGSVKLTAHVSMGSVSTTDEDCLMRLRPAAVAMDCSVVTSALGTHRTAHMIVLPDSAYLSVPDMLRLPGGKQWARLGADSKNPMSAMLAESTKRLQNSMDVNATVPPGAQIVGTAREQVDGKPTTRFDIAYDVRAAADAAASDADRQSLLALAQSGVSTVTSQIWVDEANLPVQMASTVTLPQYGPMATKMRYTDWGGPADIQAPPADQVGSMPGG, encoded by the coding sequence GTGACGAGCGCGGACCCCGCCCGGCCCAGGGTGGACGAGCGGGCGATGAGCGCGGGCACCACGATGCGGTTCGTGCTGCTGCTGGTGCTCATGGTGGTGGCCAGCGGCACGATGATCGTCGAGGTGCTGTCCGGCCTGAACAGGTCGAGTGGGCTGGGCTGCCTGCTGGCCGCTGGGGCGGATCCCACCCAGGGCACGGTGGCGGCCACGTCGGCCGGCGTCATCACCCAGTCCGACGCGTACGACGCCTGCGAAGCACGCTTCAACTCGTCGCTACCGTGGTGGCTGGGCCTGGCGTGGCCGGTCCTGCTGCTGGTGGTGGCCGGTGTGCTGTTCGTCGGCCTGCCGGCGTGGAAGACGCGGCGTGGCCGGGTCGTCCCGCTGGACCTGGTCGACCGCGACGGCGAGTTCCGGCGGCAGCTGGCGGACCTGGTCGACGTGGCCGGCCTGGCCCGCGCGCCGCGGTTCGTCGTCGACCCCGCAGCGCTCTCGGCCGGGGCGGTGGTGTTCGGCCGCAACCGGCGCGCCACGGTGTGCCTGCACGCAGGCCTTCTCGCCCGCAGGGCTGCCGACCCCGAGGGTTTCCGGGCCGTGCTGCTGCATGAACTGGCCCATGTACGCAACCGCGATGTCACCATCGCCTACACCACGGTCGCCCTGTGGCGGGCGTTCCTCGTGCTGGCGCTCGTGCCGTATCTGGCCCGGACCGCCTACGGCCTCATCGACGGCCTCGGGTCGCCGTTCTGGCCCGGCGTGGGGCCGATCGCGACCAGGAGCCTGCTGCTGCCGGTGTTGCTGGTGCCGCTCGTGTACCTCGCGCGGGCGGATGTCCTGCGCAGCCGGGAAGTCTATGCGGACCTGGCCGCGGTGCGCTGGGGCGCGGACCCCCGGGGCTGGGCGGTCCCGGTCGCCGGCCGTGCCGGTGGCGCGTTGCGGCAGGCGGCCGGCTCGTTCGTCGAGCTGTGGCGAACCCATCCGCGATGGGATCTGCGCCGGGCGAGCCTGGACGACCCGGCGCAGTTGTTCGGCGCGAGCCCGCTGTTGATGTTCCTCACCGGGGCCGCCGCCATCGTGATCAACTCCCAGATGTGGGACTACCTGGGACGGTTCAACCTGGTGGGTAACTGGCCCTCCGGAGCGATCGCGTTGGTCGCGGCGGCGTTGGTCACCGCGGTGGCCGGGACCGTGTTGTGCCGGGCCGTCGCCCACGCCATGGTCACCGGGAGCCGGGTGCCCTCCGGGGTGCGGGCCGGGCTGTGGCTGGGAGTCGGGATGGCGGTGGCGGAGTTCGGCGCCGACCGTGTCGCGGTGTTGGAGTGGCTACCCAACCAGCCCGAGGCGCTGCTGCTGCCGGTGCTCGCCGGTGCGGTGTTCGCATTGTGGACCACGCGGTGCGCCCAGCTGTGGCTGCGGGCGTGGAGGGGAGGCAGTAGCCAGACCGCGATCCTGATTGCCTTGGCCGGCGCCTTCCTGGTGTTGTCAGGGTGGTTCTCCTGGTGGCAGCAGACCGGCGTGGAGCTGGCCTTCCAATGGCCCTTCAACGTCTCAGCGATGCGCGACTCGCTGACGCAGGGACAGCCGCCTGGACAGGTCGCCGAGCATGCCGCCGCGCTGTCGGTGATCGCCGGAGTGTGGTCGGTGCTGGGCGAGTTGGCGGAGCTGCCCCTGGTCCCAACTGCGGCATCGGCGATGTGGGTCGTGCCCCTGCTTGCCCAGCTTGCCCGGCCGGCCGTCGGCGCGCCTCGGTGGGTTCACGACGCCGTGCGGGACGACGCGGACGTGTCGGTGCCCTGGGAGGCGACGCCGCCACTGCGCCGCGCCGTGTGGCCCGGTCTGGCGGGCGGGGCGGTGGGCTGGGCTGTGGTCGTCGGTGTGATGGCGTGGACGCACACCTGGCAACCGCCGCTCGGGCTACGTGGCGTCGAATACTTGATCTTCGCGGGATGGGGGCTGGTGGCCCTGACGATGGCTGCGGCCGTCGCCGCGGTGGCCGCGGGCATCGCGGCCCGCGGCCACCGGTTGGCCTTGGCGCTCGTCGCGGCGGGGACGGCCGTGGTGACCGGGTACTGCGGGATGTTTGCGCTCACCTCGCTGGACGGGTGCATCCCGTCGCTGGCCGTCCTGCAACCATCCTGCCAATGGCGGCCTGTTGAGGCATGGCGGGAAGCGCAGCCCATTCTGGGCCCGGCCCTTGTGCTCGGCGTGGCCACCGCGGTCCTGGCGGCCGCCATCGGGGCGGCGGTCCGGACCTGGTGGCGGCGCGGCACCGCACCCCAGCGGGCCGCAGTCCCCGCAGGTGTGACGGGCACGCGGTTGGCCGTCCGTCGTGCCGGAGTCGGCTTGCTCTGCGCCACCGCCGTGGGCATCGCCGTGGCCCAGGAGGCACTCCACACGGGACAACCCTCGCCAGCGCCCGCCGACGCCCACGCGCACCTGCCCGCCCCGGTCGACCAGGCGTCGGCCCCACCCCAGATCAAGAAACTGCAAGTGGCCGCGTGGTGGAAGTACGGCGGCCGTGATCTCGCCGGCCACCGTCTCGGCCAGATCATGGGCAACATGGGCAAGGTGGTGCGGGACGCCGCGACATCCGCTGACCCGGACAACCCCGATGGCGTTCTTTCCAGGCTGCGCCCGCTGTGCGCGGACCTCGGCCAACTCACCCGGGACGCCCACGGTTATTTCCGCGTCCCTGACCCGCAGGCGCAACGACTGTGGGCGACATTCCTCACGCAGGCCGACAAAGGCAGCGCGGATTGCCTGGCGGCGCTGGACCAGCGCAACCGCGAGCTGTTGAAATCGGCCTCCCAACAGGAGATCCTCCACGCGGGCGCCATCGGCGCGCAGGTCGCGACCTGGATCTCCAAGGTGGTCTCCGGTGACGGCTCGGCGAAGCCGCCCGGCCCGGCTGAGCCCGACGGCGGGGCCGCCGCGCTCAGCGCCGCGGTCAAGAAGGCCATGGCGGGCAAGGGCAGCGTCAAGCTCACCGCGCATGTGAGCATGGGCAGCGTGAGTACGACCGACGAGGACTGCCTGATGCGCCTGCGACCTGCAGCGGTCGCCATGGACTGCTCCGTGGTCACGAGCGCACTGGGCACACACCGGACGGCCCACATGATCGTGCTGCCCGACAGCGCCTACCTCTCTGTGCCAGACATGCTGCGGCTGCCCGGCGGCAAGCAGTGGGCCAGGCTCGGAGCCGACAGCAAGAACCCGATGTCCGCGATGCTGGCTGAGTCGACGAAGCGGCTGCAGAACTCCATGGACGTGAACGCAACGGTGCCGCCAGGCGCACA
- a CDS encoding DUF1330 domain-containing protein, which yields MPWDSSRLVVIEFPDMDRIREWYDSPEYQRAREIREGKVTVGMLFVEGAPPEGFSLPA from the coding sequence ATGCCATGGGACTCCTCCCGGCTCGTGGTCATCGAGTTTCCCGATATGGACCGGATCCGGGAATGGTACGACTCCCCCGAGTATCAGCGGGCCCGGGAGATACGAGAGGGCAAGGTCACGGTGGGGATGCTGTTCGTCGAGGGCGCGCCGCCCGAGGGCTTCTCCCTCCCAGCCTAG
- a CDS encoding acyltransferase family protein, with product MTPTTSPPERLPSLTGLRFVAAFGVYLCHAVFLGLRGRAWIPTELLGPLAVSLFFILSGFVLTRFARPGDTARAFWRRRVVKIYPNHLTVLVLFMIYFMVVGMAVRPSGSVLMLVPGILLVHTWLPNYTLIGSGNIVSWSLACEVFFYLLFPLLLALVRRIPPRRLAAAAVCTAAAVWTVPVVSYALDGAPLPGFPWPVPRDQLWFAYFLPVCRLPEFVLGIILATGMRSGGCTRRVGMWASSALLLTSLVLGATVLPTVFLFAAVGVVPLTLLIRATAALDLRGARSPLRTPVMVFLGEISYAFYLVHTLALLVVYHFIGDAWSGLATGVLGLPVALLMAWLLYTLVEQPCMRRFARRRRPVTSPAPARARADSEQPGKSA from the coding sequence GTGACGCCGACGACCTCGCCGCCCGAGCGGTTGCCGTCCCTGACCGGTCTGCGGTTCGTCGCCGCCTTCGGGGTGTACCTCTGCCACGCGGTCTTCCTCGGCCTGCGGGGCCGGGCATGGATACCGACCGAACTGCTGGGCCCGCTGGCGGTGTCGCTGTTCTTCATCCTCAGTGGTTTCGTGCTCACCCGGTTCGCCCGCCCCGGGGACACGGCACGCGCGTTCTGGCGCCGACGGGTCGTCAAGATCTACCCGAACCACCTGACCGTCCTGGTGCTGTTCATGATCTATTTCATGGTCGTCGGCATGGCGGTGCGACCGTCCGGCTCGGTCCTGATGCTGGTACCGGGCATCCTCCTGGTGCATACCTGGCTGCCGAACTACACCCTGATCGGCAGCGGAAACATCGTCTCCTGGTCGCTGGCGTGCGAGGTCTTCTTCTATCTGCTGTTCCCGCTCCTGCTGGCCCTGGTCCGCAGGATCCCACCACGGCGGCTGGCGGCAGCCGCGGTCTGCACGGCGGCGGCCGTGTGGACCGTACCGGTGGTCTCCTATGCGCTGGACGGCGCACCGCTGCCCGGATTTCCCTGGCCGGTACCCCGGGACCAGCTGTGGTTCGCCTACTTCCTGCCGGTTTGCCGCCTGCCGGAGTTCGTCCTCGGAATCATCCTGGCCACCGGTATGCGGTCGGGTGGCTGTACACGGCGGGTGGGTATGTGGGCCTCGTCCGCACTGCTGCTCACCTCACTGGTCCTCGGCGCCACCGTACTGCCGACGGTCTTCCTCTTCGCCGCGGTCGGGGTGGTGCCGCTGACGCTGCTGATCCGGGCCACCGCCGCGCTGGATCTGCGCGGCGCCCGGTCGCCGCTGCGGACGCCGGTGATGGTCTTCCTCGGCGAGATCTCGTACGCCTTCTACCTTGTCCACACCCTTGCGCTGCTGGTGGTCTACCACTTCATCGGTGACGCCTGGTCCGGCCTGGCCACGGGCGTGCTGGGGCTGCCCGTGGCGCTGCTCATGGCATGGCTGCTGTACACCCTGGTGGAGCAGCCCTGCATGCGGCGATTCGCGCGGCGGCGGAGACCTGTTACCAGCCCCGCGCCCGCGCGGGCCAGGGCGGATTCCGAGCAGCCCGGGAAATCGGCGTGA
- a CDS encoding nucleotide disphospho-sugar-binding domain-containing protein yields the protein MAAPGVGHLLPAVPTAWAAQAAGHEVRVAATGPSLDMAIRLGLAAVEVSDGTAAHAYRRLAERAMATRPAAHDLSTAWQRFTRPPQPEGDHDGADQSGATSEALEVGQRMTDGILRVIRDWAPDLLVFTSFIGGGQSAADQAGVPSVHIGLGMPYGDLSAFLPDPPAPPVLTADVCPPSLRPPGAKPGVPLRFVPCNGGGVVPDWLLVRPRRPRICVTWGSVLPEVGMDEALATVLEALDGLDAEVVLAIGSATPPAGRPLPPGVRTVGWVPLTALLPGCAAVVHHGGSGSTFTALALGIPQVVMPHAADQPVNAQAVIRRGVGTAVEKTRPGRAELREAVERALRDAEIRQACAEVREEIAAMPGPDAFVRQLVAAAS from the coding sequence GTGGCAGCACCCGGAGTCGGCCATCTGTTGCCCGCCGTGCCGACGGCATGGGCGGCGCAGGCCGCGGGCCATGAGGTGCGGGTGGCCGCGACGGGCCCGAGCCTGGACATGGCGATCCGGCTGGGGCTGGCCGCCGTGGAGGTCTCGGACGGCACCGCCGCCCACGCCTACCGTCGCCTCGCCGAGCGCGCGATGGCCACCCGGCCGGCGGCCCACGACCTGTCGACCGCCTGGCAGCGGTTCACGCGTCCGCCGCAGCCGGAGGGCGACCACGACGGGGCAGACCAGAGCGGGGCCACCTCCGAAGCGCTGGAGGTGGGTCAGCGGATGACCGACGGGATTCTGCGCGTCATCCGTGACTGGGCGCCGGACCTGCTGGTGTTCACCTCCTTCATCGGCGGCGGACAGTCCGCGGCCGACCAGGCGGGCGTCCCCTCCGTCCACATCGGGCTCGGTATGCCCTACGGTGACCTCTCCGCATTCCTGCCGGACCCGCCCGCCCCGCCCGTGCTCACCGCCGACGTCTGCCCGCCGAGTCTGCGCCCGCCCGGCGCCAAGCCCGGTGTGCCGCTGCGGTTCGTGCCGTGCAACGGCGGTGGGGTGGTGCCCGACTGGCTGCTCGTCCGTCCCCGGCGCCCGCGGATCTGCGTGACCTGGGGATCGGTTCTCCCGGAGGTGGGCATGGACGAGGCCCTGGCCACCGTGCTGGAGGCCCTGGACGGCCTCGATGCCGAGGTCGTGCTCGCCATCGGCTCCGCCACGCCGCCGGCCGGGCGTCCCCTTCCCCCCGGCGTCCGGACGGTCGGCTGGGTTCCGCTCACCGCGCTTCTGCCGGGCTGTGCCGCGGTCGTCCATCACGGGGGCTCGGGCAGCACGTTCACCGCGCTCGCCCTCGGCATCCCTCAGGTGGTGATGCCGCACGCGGCGGATCAGCCGGTCAACGCGCAGGCCGTAATCCGTCGAGGAGTCGGCACGGCCGTGGAGAAGACCCGCCCCGGCCGTGCCGAGTTGCGGGAAGCCGTGGAGCGGGCGCTGCGCGACGCGGAGATCCGCCAGGCGTGCGCCGAGGTGCGGGAGGAGATCGCCGCCATGCCGGGACCGGACGCGTTCGTCCGGCAACTCGTCGCGGCGGCGTCCTGA
- a CDS encoding cytochrome P450, giving the protein MSRVNDFSPPLRYPFALGRHGTPPPAIAWARKHHPVCPVILPSGRQVWMLTRKDDITHLLTNPVFSRDLVYPGAPRFVGEDFTAVPGGIFNLDGADHARIRHILAPHFTPSAAAGHTEMIARHAEGLLDAMETGPNPTDLVEAYAAPLPLRVSCEVLGIPLQQRAAYLDAFRTQTSLVVTAADVAAATAATLDLTEQIIKGKRADGDHSGPLGALVQAEAEGVISDEELHGTASYLLVTGSEPLVPPLATGAVTLMRHPDQLNACLADEELWPRAVDEVLRYHHNGVLGLPRVATEEITLHRVRIAAGDGVCAPMLGATWDPRHYRHPEKFDIHRTGDMSATFGSGPHFCLGGALARVFLTTAYAALFRRFPDLFLAVPEDDLPWQIDIQLIRPARVPVCW; this is encoded by the coding sequence ATGAGCCGCGTCAACGATTTCAGCCCGCCGCTGCGCTACCCCTTCGCGCTGGGTCGGCACGGCACCCCGCCCCCGGCCATCGCCTGGGCGCGCAAGCACCACCCTGTGTGCCCGGTGATCCTCCCCAGTGGCCGACAGGTCTGGATGCTCACCCGGAAGGACGACATCACCCATCTGCTCACCAACCCGGTCTTCTCCCGCGACCTCGTCTACCCCGGCGCGCCGCGCTTCGTCGGCGAGGACTTCACCGCCGTGCCCGGCGGCATCTTCAATCTGGACGGCGCCGACCACGCCCGGATCCGCCACATCCTCGCGCCGCACTTCACGCCCTCGGCGGCGGCCGGGCACACGGAGATGATCGCCCGGCACGCGGAGGGCCTGCTGGACGCCATGGAGACCGGGCCGAACCCCACCGATCTCGTCGAGGCGTACGCGGCTCCGCTGCCGCTCAGGGTGAGCTGCGAGGTTCTCGGCATCCCCCTTCAGCAGCGGGCCGCGTACCTGGATGCCTTCCGCACCCAGACAAGCCTGGTGGTCACGGCCGCGGATGTCGCCGCCGCGACCGCCGCGACGCTGGATCTCACCGAACAGATCATCAAGGGCAAACGAGCCGACGGCGACCACAGCGGGCCCCTCGGGGCGCTGGTCCAGGCCGAGGCCGAAGGCGTCATCAGCGACGAGGAGTTGCACGGCACCGCCAGCTACCTCCTCGTCACCGGGTCCGAGCCGCTGGTACCGCCGCTGGCCACCGGGGCGGTGACCCTGATGCGCCACCCCGACCAGTTGAACGCCTGTCTCGCCGACGAGGAGTTGTGGCCACGGGCGGTGGACGAGGTGCTGCGCTACCACCACAACGGAGTCCTGGGCCTGCCCCGGGTGGCCACCGAGGAGATCACCCTGCATAGAGTGCGCATCGCCGCGGGCGACGGAGTCTGCGCACCGATGCTCGGCGCCACCTGGGACCCCAGGCACTACCGGCACCCGGAGAAGTTCGACATCCATCGCACCGGAGACATGTCGGCGACCTTCGGCTCCGGACCGCACTTCTGCCTGGGAGGCGCGCTCGCACGGGTCTTTCTGACCACCGCCTACGCGGCCCTCTTCCGGCGCTTCCCCGACCTCTTCCTGGCCGTGCCCGAGGACGACCTGCCCTGGCAGATCGACATTCAGCTGATCCGGCCGGCCAGGGTGCCGGTCTGCTGGTGA
- a CDS encoding tRNA-dependent cyclodipeptide synthase, which produces MSTNNHIGGFVVRTLLHHHQRILNRAEHVLIGLSPFNGYYKPRLVRDLVAWGHHHFDRVDVFVPGWETAHTLTGAGMSPRDAVHRSRRAAKRLRNAAVDALRSCDDAEPHMRVHTSTTLANRAAYTRLHERVRTEYAHDPVIRAACRETAREALRTHCTGQPTEQQIDLAVSYPLAELPLILDSPAIFAAESSVVVYHRELGPLTPLILGHSPTVEPVAGQGFAVVTPPPTALERSEG; this is translated from the coding sequence ATGAGCACAAATAACCATATAGGCGGTTTCGTTGTCCGCACCCTGTTGCACCACCATCAGCGGATCCTCAACCGTGCGGAACACGTCCTGATAGGTCTGAGCCCGTTCAACGGCTACTACAAGCCGCGGCTCGTCCGGGACCTGGTGGCCTGGGGCCACCATCACTTCGACCGCGTGGATGTGTTCGTCCCCGGCTGGGAGACCGCCCATACGCTGACCGGCGCCGGCATGAGCCCCCGCGACGCGGTGCACCGCTCCCGCCGGGCGGCCAAGCGGCTCCGCAACGCCGCCGTCGACGCCCTGCGATCCTGTGACGACGCCGAACCGCATATGCGCGTCCATACCTCCACGACCCTCGCCAACCGGGCCGCGTACACCCGACTGCACGAACGCGTCCGCACGGAGTACGCGCACGATCCGGTGATCCGCGCCGCTTGCCGGGAGACCGCCCGCGAAGCCCTGCGGACGCACTGCACAGGGCAGCCGACCGAGCAGCAGATCGACCTCGCCGTCAGCTATCCGCTCGCCGAACTCCCGCTGATCCTCGACAGCCCGGCAATCTTCGCGGCGGAGTCGTCGGTCGTCGTCTACCACCGCGAGCTGGGGCCCCTGACCCCGCTGATCCTGGGCCATTCCCCGACCGTGGAGCCGGTCGCCGGGCAGGGCTTCGCGGTCGTCACACCACCGCCGACCGCCCTCGAAAGGAGCGAAGGATGA
- a CDS encoding glucose-1-phosphate thymidylyltransferase, whose translation MKALVLAGGAGVRLRPITHTSAKQLVPVANKPVLFYGLEAIADAGITDVGIVVGATCQEIRRAVGDGSAFGLDVTYIPQDAPLGLAHAVLIAREFLGDDDFVMYLGDNFIIGGITGFVDAFRRHRPDAQILLTAVTDPSAFGVAELDGSGRVVRLEEKPPQPKSDLALVGVYLFTPAVHTAVRAIEPSRRGELEITDALQWLMDNGKDVRSTVVSGYWKDTGNVTDMLEVNRAVLETVEPCTDGSVDSDSEIIGRVSIAEGARIRGSRIVGPAIIGRGTTVADSYIGPSTSVAEDCHVRDSEIEFSIVLPGSSIRGVRRIEASLIGRRVDVAPASTTPRAHRFVLGDHSSARICS comes from the coding sequence GTGAAGGCTCTTGTGCTGGCCGGAGGCGCGGGCGTACGGCTCCGGCCGATCACCCACACGTCCGCCAAGCAGCTGGTCCCGGTCGCCAACAAACCGGTGCTCTTCTACGGTCTCGAAGCCATCGCCGACGCCGGGATCACCGACGTCGGCATCGTCGTCGGCGCCACCTGCCAGGAGATCCGGCGGGCCGTCGGGGACGGATCGGCGTTCGGCCTCGACGTCACCTACATCCCCCAGGACGCCCCGCTGGGCCTCGCCCATGCCGTGCTCATCGCCCGGGAATTCCTCGGGGATGACGACTTCGTGATGTATCTGGGCGACAACTTCATCATCGGTGGCATCACCGGCTTCGTCGACGCCTTCCGCCGGCACCGCCCGGATGCACAGATCCTTCTCACCGCCGTGACCGATCCCAGCGCCTTCGGAGTGGCCGAGCTGGACGGCTCCGGCAGGGTCGTCCGTTTGGAGGAAAAACCGCCCCAACCCAAGAGCGACCTGGCACTGGTCGGGGTCTACCTCTTCACCCCCGCGGTACATACCGCCGTACGGGCCATCGAGCCGTCCCGGCGCGGCGAACTGGAGATCACCGACGCCCTCCAATGGCTGATGGACAACGGCAAGGACGTACGCTCCACGGTCGTCTCCGGCTACTGGAAAGACACCGGGAACGTCACGGACATGCTGGAAGTCAACCGCGCCGTACTGGAGACCGTTGAACCCTGTACCGACGGATCCGTCGACAGCGACAGCGAGATCATCGGCCGGGTATCCATCGCCGAGGGCGCCCGCATCCGCGGGTCCCGCATCGTCGGCCCGGCCATCATCGGCCGCGGCACAACCGTCGCCGACTCCTATATCGGCCCGTCCACCTCGGTTGCCGAGGACTGCCACGTCCGCGACAGCGAGATCGAGTTCTCCATCGTGCTCCCGGGCTCCTCGATCCGCGGTGTCCGGCGGATCGAGGCGTCCCTCATCGGCCGCCGCGTCGACGTCGCCCCGGCCTCGACGACGCCGCGCGCCCACCGGTTCGTCCTCGGCGACCACAGCTCGGCCAGGATCTGCTCGTGA
- the rfbB gene encoding dTDP-glucose 4,6-dehydratase produces the protein MTDEAILVTGAAGFIGSHYVRTLLADGSGPGHKAGTPRITVLDKMTYAGNPDNLAAVRDHPACTVVTGDICDAELVGELMSNHRYVVNFAAESHVDRSISGAADFMRTNVLGTHTLLDAALRADVRTFVQISTDEVYGSLTTGSWTETAPLLPNSPYAASKAAADLIALAYHRTHGLDVRITRGSNTYGHHQYPEKLIPLFVTQLLQGLKVPLYGDGLNVREWLHVDDHVRAVELVRTAGRPGEIYNVGGGTELTNRELTGRLLAACGAGWESVEQVTDRKGHDRRYSLDCTKIREELGYRPRTDFATGLAETVAWYRDNRRWWERTW, from the coding sequence GTGACCGACGAGGCGATCCTCGTCACGGGAGCGGCCGGGTTCATCGGTTCCCACTATGTGCGCACCTTGCTCGCCGACGGGTCCGGACCCGGCCACAAGGCCGGCACACCCCGCATCACCGTGCTGGACAAGATGACCTACGCCGGCAACCCGGACAATCTGGCGGCCGTCCGCGACCACCCCGCCTGCACCGTTGTCACCGGGGACATCTGCGACGCCGAGCTCGTCGGAGAGCTGATGAGCAATCACCGGTACGTGGTCAACTTCGCCGCGGAGTCCCATGTCGACCGGTCCATCAGCGGCGCCGCGGACTTCATGAGGACCAACGTCCTCGGTACCCACACCCTGCTGGACGCCGCCCTGCGGGCAGACGTGCGGACCTTCGTCCAGATCTCCACCGACGAGGTCTACGGCTCCCTCACCACGGGCTCCTGGACGGAGACCGCGCCCCTCCTGCCCAACTCGCCCTACGCCGCCTCCAAGGCGGCCGCCGATCTGATCGCCCTCGCCTACCACCGCACTCACGGCCTGGACGTCAGGATCACCCGCGGCTCCAACACCTACGGACACCACCAGTACCCGGAGAAGCTCATCCCGCTCTTCGTCACCCAGCTGCTTCAGGGACTGAAGGTGCCGCTCTACGGCGACGGGCTGAACGTCCGCGAGTGGCTGCACGTCGACGACCACGTCCGCGCCGTCGAACTGGTCCGGACCGCCGGCCGCCCCGGCGAGATCTACAACGTGGGCGGGGGCACCGAGCTCACCAATCGGGAACTGACCGGTCGGCTCCTGGCCGCCTGCGGGGCGGGTTGGGAGTCGGTCGAGCAGGTCACCGACCGCAAGGGCCACGACCGGCGGTACTCCCTCGACTGCACGAAGATCCGGGAGGAACTGGGGTACCGCCCGCGCACCGACTTCGCCACCGGCCTGGCCGAGACCGTGGCCTGGTACCGCGACAACCGCCGCTGGTGGGAGCGGACATGGTAG
- the rfbD gene encoding dTDP-4-dehydrorhamnose reductase: MVVRWLVTGAGGLLGWELCARLARLDGAEVTGLPRRELDITQARAVRTAVRAHRPDIVVNCAAWTATDDVETHEDAAARVNGDGPRHLAAACAESGARLLHISTNYVFSGDLEGPRAEDDHPGPRNTYGRTKLAGEQAVLAGLPHTGYVVRTAWLYGAGGPNFVSTMIRLERERDLVQVVDDQRGQPTWTSDLADLLVRLGLGALRGTAPAGVYHGTSRGATTWHGLAQETFRLLGADPGRVVRTTSRALGRPASRPAHGALSHAAWRAAGIEPIRHWRGALAEAFPALLAVERQRPPGTVPPAHCRSDRASD; encoded by the coding sequence ATGGTAGTCCGCTGGCTGGTGACCGGGGCCGGCGGTCTGCTCGGGTGGGAGCTGTGCGCCCGGCTCGCCCGGCTGGACGGTGCGGAAGTCACCGGGCTGCCCCGGCGCGAACTCGACATCACCCAGGCCCGGGCCGTCCGCACAGCGGTGCGCGCACACCGGCCCGACATCGTGGTGAACTGCGCCGCATGGACCGCCACGGACGACGTCGAGACCCACGAGGACGCCGCCGCCCGTGTCAACGGAGACGGGCCACGCCATCTCGCCGCAGCCTGCGCCGAGTCCGGCGCCCGGCTGCTCCACATTTCCACGAACTACGTGTTCTCCGGCGACCTGGAGGGCCCCCGTGCCGAGGACGACCACCCCGGCCCCCGGAACACCTACGGACGCACCAAGCTGGCCGGGGAGCAGGCCGTGCTGGCAGGTCTGCCGCACACCGGCTACGTCGTCCGCACCGCCTGGCTCTACGGCGCGGGCGGCCCCAACTTCGTCAGCACCATGATCCGGCTGGAGCGCGAGCGCGACCTTGTCCAGGTCGTGGACGACCAGCGAGGCCAGCCCACTTGGACCTCCGACCTCGCCGATCTGCTGGTACGGCTGGGTCTCGGTGCCCTGCGCGGCACCGCACCGGCCGGCGTCTACCACGGCACCAGCCGCGGTGCGACCACGTGGCACGGCCTGGCCCAGGAGACGTTCCGTCTGCTGGGCGCGGACCCGGGGCGGGTGGTGCGCACCACCAGCCGGGCACTGGGCCGCCCCGCCTCCCGGCCCGCCCACGGCGCCCTGAGCCACGCCGCCTGGCGGGCCGCCGGGATCGAACCGATCCGGCATTGGAGGGGCGCGCTCGCCGAGGCGTTCCCCGCCCTGCTCGCCGTCGAGCGGCAGCGGCCGCCGGGCACCGTTCCGCCGGCTCACTGCCGCTCGGACCGGGCCTCCGACTGA